Proteins from one Chroococcidiopsis sp. CCMEE 29 genomic window:
- a CDS encoding serine/threonine protein kinase — protein MEGTHMKRLIESIYQQLLPGLRFESLNPYNPVVVHQVPPPWQLLGTGNYAAVLYHPSYPDQVVKIYAPGRPGFAEELEVYRRLGSHPAFSECLYAGESFLILKRLTGVTLYDCMHRGLRIQEQVIKDIDSALDYARSRGLRPHDVHGRNVMMCAGRGLVVDVSDFLHEDDCSAWDDLKKAYYWLYLPFFSPLRLRMPYFVLDIVRKIYRRFRRLVTRRSKPRERKRQ, from the coding sequence ATGGAGGGAACGCACATGAAGCGGTTGATTGAGAGCATCTATCAACAACTGCTGCCGGGACTTCGGTTTGAGAGTCTCAATCCTTACAATCCGGTGGTAGTCCACCAGGTTCCTCCCCCGTGGCAGCTACTCGGAACGGGAAACTACGCTGCCGTACTCTACCACCCTAGCTATCCGGACCAAGTGGTGAAGATCTACGCGCCGGGACGACCGGGCTTCGCGGAAGAATTGGAGGTTTACCGCCGCCTGGGTTCCCACCCAGCCTTCTCTGAGTGTCTATACGCTGGGGAGAGCTTCTTGATCCTCAAGCGGCTTACTGGCGTGACACTCTACGACTGCATGCATCGTGGACTACGCATCCAAGAGCAGGTGATTAAGGATATTGACTCTGCGCTAGACTATGCCCGCTCGCGCGGACTACGTCCTCACGATGTTCACGGACGCAACGTGATGATGTGTGCAGGTAGGGGACTCGTTGTAGATGTTTCTGACTTCTTACATGAGGATGACTGCTCGGCATGGGACGACTTGAAGAAGGCTTACTACTGGCTGTACCTCCCCTTCTTCTCTCCGTTGCGGCTGCGGATGCCTTACTTTGTTCTAGATATTGTCCGTAAGATCTACCGCCGCTTCCGCCGCTTAGTTACCCGCCGAAGTAAGCCCCGTGAAAGGAAGAGACAATGA
- a CDS encoding site-2 protease family protein: MTFWFLLLLGLFTYFIVQRSVAGITRTPVWILWLVLMTPALIWSVWAAIHGPDHPLPIALAIGPFIICPLLYWLLIQWGRRDSSPSAEQTQNQALESKPATETKPEPSNLRPIEPTEEAQLRNCFPWSVYYIHNIEYRPQAVLCRGQLRTKPAVAYQRIRENIEAQFGDRFLVILQEGLDGKPFFALVPNPQARAAGQSQQKLTRPILALGLVLATLFTTTLVGVEFAGGDLQTITSNPAVLFQGLPYALALMTILGIHESGHYIAARFYKIRATLPYFIPIPFFLGTFGAFIQMRSPVPNRKALFDVSLAGPLAGFVATLPLLIWGLAHSTVVPLPAEPRMLDPNALNPNYSLLVALLSKLALGDQLVANRAIDLHPVAIAGFLGLVVTALNLMPVGQLDGGHIVHAMFGQRTGAAIGQIARFLLLGLSLIQPGFLLWAIILFFMPIADQPALNDVTELDNWRDLCGLMALGLLVLIILPVPTAITQLLQI, from the coding sequence ATGACATTTTGGTTTCTCCTTCTACTGGGACTGTTTACCTACTTCATTGTGCAACGTAGTGTTGCTGGAATCACGCGAACACCGGTCTGGATTCTATGGTTGGTGCTGATGACACCAGCATTGATTTGGAGTGTGTGGGCTGCAATTCATGGTCCTGACCACCCTCTGCCAATTGCGCTAGCGATCGGTCCGTTTATCATTTGCCCCTTGTTATACTGGCTGCTAATCCAGTGGGGTCGTAGGGATTCAAGCCCGTCAGCAGAGCAAACACAAAACCAAGCCTTAGAATCAAAACCAGCGACGGAGACGAAACCAGAACCTTCAAATCTGCGTCCGATTGAGCCAACAGAAGAAGCTCAGCTGCGGAATTGTTTTCCCTGGTCTGTTTACTACATCCACAATATCGAGTATCGACCTCAAGCCGTGCTTTGTAGAGGTCAATTGAGAACTAAACCGGCAGTTGCCTATCAACGCATTCGAGAAAATATTGAGGCACAGTTTGGCGATCGCTTCCTAGTTATACTTCAAGAAGGTTTGGATGGAAAACCTTTCTTTGCTCTCGTTCCCAATCCTCAAGCCCGTGCAGCTGGACAATCCCAGCAGAAATTAACGCGACCGATCCTGGCACTGGGACTGGTGCTAGCCACTTTATTTACTACCACTTTAGTTGGGGTAGAGTTTGCAGGCGGTGATCTCCAAACCATCACATCTAACCCAGCTGTATTATTTCAAGGACTTCCCTATGCCCTAGCCCTAATGACTATCTTGGGTATCCACGAATCTGGTCACTACATCGCAGCTCGGTTTTACAAAATTCGCGCGACGCTGCCATACTTTATCCCAATCCCATTTTTTCTGGGCACCTTTGGGGCATTTATTCAAATGCGATCGCCCGTACCAAACCGCAAAGCCTTATTTGACGTTAGCCTTGCCGGTCCTTTGGCAGGTTTTGTGGCGACCTTGCCTTTACTGATATGGGGTCTAGCGCATTCTACCGTCGTTCCCTTGCCTGCCGAGCCGAGAATGTTAGACCCGAATGCCCTCAATCCTAATTATTCCCTCTTAGTGGCGCTGCTAAGTAAATTGGCGTTGGGCGATCAGTTGGTAGCTAACAGAGCAATTGACCTACATCCAGTGGCGATCGCCGGTTTCTTGGGGTTGGTAGTAACCGCTTTGAACTTGATGCCAGTGGGGCAACTTGATGGCGGTCACATTGTACATGCCATGTTTGGTCAAAGAACAGGTGCTGCGATCGGACAAATCGCTCGATTTTTGCTGTTGGGACTTTCTTTAATTCAGCCGGGATTTTTGCTATGGGCAATTATCCTATTCTTTATGCCCATTGCCGATCAACCTGCCTTAAATGATGTTACTGAACTAGATAATTGGCGCGACCTCTGCGGGTTAATGGCTCTAGGACTATTGGTGCTGATTATTCTACCAGTTCCCACAGCTATCACTCAGTTATTGCAAATTTGA
- a CDS encoding DUF4126 domain-containing protein: protein MDQLFNLHTLIEIILGISLSAASGFRVFVPLLALSTAAVVGHIDLPTSFDWIESPQAFAVFAVACALEIAGYYIPWFDHLLDVAATPAAILAGTVVTASLAPDMNPLVQWTLAVVAGGGTAGITKGLMNLVRATSTATSGGLANPVVATVELGAAIVLSVLALTLPVIAGIVVIALLVFAISKLLQFFSRLKLRQDSVDDLPQ from the coding sequence GTGGATCAACTATTCAACCTACACACTTTAATTGAAATCATACTGGGGATTAGTTTAAGTGCAGCCTCAGGTTTTCGAGTATTTGTGCCGCTCCTTGCCCTGAGCACTGCCGCCGTAGTTGGTCATATTGACCTGCCAACTAGCTTTGACTGGATTGAAAGCCCTCAAGCATTCGCTGTATTTGCCGTAGCCTGCGCTCTTGAAATAGCTGGTTATTACATCCCCTGGTTTGACCATCTGCTAGACGTTGCTGCAACACCCGCAGCTATCCTTGCTGGCACCGTTGTCACAGCTTCACTAGCCCCTGATATGAATCCCTTAGTGCAGTGGACGTTAGCAGTGGTGGCAGGTGGAGGAACTGCTGGCATCACCAAAGGGTTGATGAATCTGGTGAGGGCAACATCTACGGCAACTTCAGGCGGATTAGCGAATCCAGTCGTAGCGACGGTCGAGTTAGGTGCTGCCATTGTTCTATCGGTATTAGCGTTGACTTTGCCCGTTATTGCTGGCATTGTGGTAATTGCTCTTTTGGTGTTCGCAATCTCGAAACTCTTGCAATTCTTCTCTCGCCTCAAGCTGCGACAGGATTCAGTGGACGATTTGCCTCAATAG
- a CDS encoding IS1 family transposase, whose amino-acid sequence MTVWIAVECPKCDSSDVSKNGKSAQGKQRYLCKNPECPYRTFILDHSYAGRTRQVKQQIIEMSLNGSGVRDISRVLQVGAPTVIRELKKKKSQLKSVNQKVLENLKPEQVEVEIQKVGEDEEKEGENSESGVEESELDEMWSFVGSKKTPRWLWHGIDRKTGKVLAYVFGRRQDEVFCHLKKLLEPFGIQKYCTDGYGSYKRNLPQIKHEISKRNTQRIERKHLRLRTRIKRLQRKTICFSKTEEMHDIVIGLFINRYEFGMVI is encoded by the coding sequence ATGACCGTTTGGATTGCCGTTGAATGCCCTAAGTGTGACTCTAGTGACGTATCAAAAAATGGGAAATCTGCCCAAGGGAAACAGCGCTACCTGTGCAAAAATCCTGAATGTCCCTACCGCACGTTTATTCTCGACCATAGCTATGCTGGAAGAACTCGACAAGTCAAGCAACAAATTATTGAAATGAGTCTCAATGGTAGTGGAGTGCGAGATATATCGCGAGTGCTTCAAGTCGGTGCTCCCACCGTCATTCGAGAATTAAAGAAAAAGAAATCTCAACTCAAATCAGTTAATCAAAAAGTATTAGAAAATCTGAAACCAGAGCAAGTGGAAGTAGAAATTCAGAAAGTTGGAGAGGATGAGGAGAAAGAGGGAGAGAACTCCGAGTCAGGCGTTGAAGAATCAGAATTAGACGAGATGTGGAGCTTTGTGGGAAGTAAGAAAACTCCTCGTTGGCTATGGCATGGAATAGATCGCAAGACAGGAAAAGTTTTAGCTTATGTTTTTGGCAGAAGACAAGACGAAGTTTTTTGCCATTTAAAGAAATTGCTAGAACCGTTTGGAATCCAGAAATACTGCACGGATGGTTATGGCAGTTACAAGCGAAATTTACCACAAATTAAACATGAAATTAGTAAACGAAACACTCAAAGAATCGAGAGAAAGCATCTGAGGTTGAGGACAAGAATCAAGAGACTACAAAGAAAAACCATCTGCTTTTCCAAGACAGAAGAAATGCACGATATAGTAATTGGACTATTTATTAATCGATATGAATTTGGAATGGTAATCTAA
- the lnt gene encoding apolipoprotein N-acyltransferase — translation MRKRLSREQGKQGKEGEKFTASPRHRVTVSSSSLLAPLFSGILMGLTTAPVGAWFLAWIAIAPLWVLVVKSAKHSSPLTPLFEKPLARLRPSPLLWGIGYHGVALFWITGIHPMTWMGVPWVASLAIALFCWTFITLWGAALVAVWAACMAFIGRGVGSLTRILIGTALWCGLESIWGMGSLYWTSISYTQSPHNLAILHLGQLSGSMTVTAAIVAINGLIAEAWITFQGSGVRESQLRAGVPPVEQTGVQGSGAKINPSSFWLLASGFWLLVGLHLIGFGLYNLPLSQPSETALKVGIIQGNIPNQIKLYPEGLRRAIDGYTTGYKTLADQGVDAVLTPEGALPFMWSDVMRSSFYSAVKEKGVVAWVGAFGEQGRSYTNSLFTLTGRGEVFSRYNKVKLVPIGEYVPFEQFLGGLIQRLSPLDEHQVAGSPNQLFDTPFGRAIAAICYGSAFPEQFRYQAAAGGQFILSAANNAHYSPSMPAQHHAQDVMRAIETDRWAVRATNTGYSAIVNPHGRTVWISGHNTYELHAATIYRRQTQTLYVRWGDWLTPLLLVLSTLAWLLNGCLNRTAE, via the coding sequence ATGAGGAAGCGTCTGAGTAGAGAGCAGGGGAAGCAGGGGAAGGAAGGGGAGAAATTCACCGCGTCACCGCGTCACCGCGTCACCGTGTCCTCTTCCTCGCTTCTCGCCCCTCTTTTCAGTGGCATTTTAATGGGGCTAACTACTGCACCTGTAGGAGCATGGTTTCTTGCCTGGATTGCCATAGCTCCCTTGTGGGTATTAGTAGTCAAATCTGCAAAACACTCCTCGCCCCTCACCCCACTCTTCGAGAAGCCGCTTGCGCGTCTACGCCCCTCGCCCCTACTTTGGGGTATCGGTTATCACGGTGTAGCCCTGTTCTGGATTACAGGTATTCATCCCATGACTTGGATGGGCGTTCCCTGGGTAGCTAGCCTAGCGATCGCCCTTTTCTGTTGGACATTCATCACGCTGTGGGGAGCCGCATTAGTTGCAGTCTGGGCAGCTTGTATGGCTTTTATCGGTCGTGGTGTAGGCAGCCTCACGCGCATCCTGATTGGCACAGCCCTCTGGTGTGGGTTAGAGAGTATTTGGGGGATGGGATCGCTTTACTGGACTTCTATTTCTTACACCCAGAGTCCCCATAACCTGGCAATTTTGCACCTCGGTCAACTCTCCGGTTCGATGACAGTGACCGCAGCGATTGTAGCGATCAACGGTTTAATTGCAGAAGCTTGGATAACCTTTCAGGGGTCAGGGGTCAGAGAGAGCCAGTTGCGTGCGGGAGTTCCCCCCGTTGAGCAAACTGGCGTTCAGGGGTCAGGGGCTAAGATTAATCCTTCTAGCTTCTGGCTTCTAGCTTCTGGCTTCTGGCTTCTGGTGGGTTTGCACCTCATTGGGTTTGGGTTGTATAACCTTCCCTTAAGTCAGCCATCAGAGACAGCGCTGAAAGTAGGGATTATTCAAGGCAATATCCCCAATCAAATCAAGCTTTATCCAGAAGGCTTGCGCCGGGCGATTGATGGTTATACCACTGGTTATAAAACCTTAGCAGACCAAGGAGTTGATGCAGTTTTAACACCAGAAGGGGCTTTGCCCTTTATGTGGTCTGACGTAATGCGTAGCTCTTTTTACTCAGCGGTGAAAGAAAAGGGAGTTGTTGCCTGGGTGGGAGCGTTTGGAGAACAAGGGCGTAGCTATACAAATAGTCTGTTTACGCTCACTGGTAGGGGTGAGGTTTTCAGCCGCTATAACAAAGTAAAGCTGGTGCCGATTGGGGAGTATGTGCCGTTTGAGCAATTTTTAGGTGGTCTGATTCAGCGGCTATCGCCTTTAGATGAACACCAAGTTGCAGGTTCGCCAAACCAGCTATTTGATACGCCTTTTGGTCGTGCTATTGCAGCGATCTGCTACGGATCTGCTTTTCCTGAACAGTTTCGATATCAGGCAGCGGCTGGGGGACAATTTATCCTTAGCGCTGCTAATAATGCCCACTACAGCCCGTCTATGCCTGCTCAGCATCATGCTCAAGATGTGATGCGGGCAATTGAAACAGATCGGTGGGCAGTTCGCGCTACCAACACCGGATATTCAGCGATTGTTAACCCCCACGGCAGAACTGTATGGATATCTGGACATAATACCTATGAATTACACGCGGCAACGATTTATCGGCGGCAGACGCAGACTTTATATGTGCGCTGGGGGGATTGGTTAACGCCGTTGTTGTTGGTGTTAAGTACGTTAGCCTGGTTGCTCAATGGCTGCCTAAATCGTACCGCAGAGTAA
- a CDS encoding MOSC domain-containing protein codes for MTAVSVKQLFIHPVKGLTPQAKNCVDLKAGHGIPGDRAFALMYESQAIDHASSIVPWMKKQNFAMQCDWPALAALDCRYDPQTAVLTVKRQGVELLAAETNTPTGRDRIGAFFTGYLAAIYPSQAARHPDRAPLRLVGDCTGTTRYPDREPVHLSLVSQATLDQLSVTTGKIIDVRRFRPNVLLEGVPAWAELAWVGQEIYLGTARLQITAPINRCLNIDVNPETGERDIQLFSLLQQHFKHKQTGVLAKVITDGKVTVDDGLIPHVSHQPPTS; via the coding sequence ATGACAGCAGTTTCAGTTAAACAATTATTCATTCATCCAGTTAAAGGGTTAACGCCTCAAGCTAAGAACTGTGTTGACCTCAAAGCTGGACATGGCATCCCAGGCGATCGCGCTTTTGCCTTGATGTATGAGTCACAAGCAATTGACCATGCCAGCTCAATCGTACCCTGGATGAAGAAACAAAACTTCGCCATGCAATGTGACTGGCCAGCGTTAGCGGCGTTGGATTGTCGTTACGATCCACAAACAGCGGTTTTAACAGTAAAACGCCAGGGTGTTGAGTTGTTGGCTGCCGAGACTAATACCCCAACTGGACGCGATCGCATTGGGGCATTTTTCACAGGTTATCTAGCAGCGATCTACCCCAGTCAGGCGGCGAGACACCCTGATCGCGCCCCCTTACGGTTAGTAGGTGATTGTACTGGTACGACTCGCTATCCCGATCGCGAACCAGTGCATTTGTCGTTGGTAAGTCAAGCAACCTTAGATCAACTAAGTGTTACTACTGGGAAGATAATCGATGTTCGCCGCTTTCGTCCCAATGTGTTGTTAGAGGGTGTGCCAGCTTGGGCAGAATTGGCCTGGGTGGGGCAAGAAATTTATTTGGGTACAGCGCGGCTGCAAATTACAGCGCCGATTAATCGTTGCTTAAATATTGATGTGAATCCAGAGACAGGAGAACGAGATATCCAGCTTTTTTCTCTACTACAACAGCATTTTAAACATAAGCAAACTGGGGTACTGGCAAAGGTGATTACTGATGGTAAAGTTACCGTTGATGATGGTTTAATTCCTCACGTCTCGCACCAACCGCCAACCAGTTAA
- the gyrA gene encoding DNA topoisomerase (ATP-hydrolyzing) subunit A, whose amino-acid sequence MTTSQERIIPIELRNEMSRSYLEYAMSVIVGRALPDARDGLKPVHRRILYAMHELGLTADRPFRKCARVVGEVLGKYHPHGDTAVYDALVRMAQDFSMRSPLINGHGNFGSVDNDPPAAMRYTECRLQALTGDALLRDIESETVDFTDNFDGSQQEPLVLPARIPQLLLNGSSGIAVGMATNIPPHNLGELIDSLVALIQNPELTDIQLMQYVPGPDFPTGGQILGTTGIREAYTTGRGSITMRGVAVIETVEQRGRPDREAIIITELPYQTNKAALIEKIAEMVNEKRLEGIADIRDESDRDGMRIVIELKRDAYPRVVLNNLYKQTPLQANFGANMLALVNGEPQLLTLKQFLNVFLDFRIEAITRRTRYELRKAEERDHLLQGLLIALLNLDGIIHLIRSAADTPTARQELMDSYRLSEAQADAILQMQLRRLTALEAEKIRQEHDDLQAQIADLQDILARRDRILSIIETEVTQLKTTYATPRRTLIEPVEGEFDDIDLIANEKAVILVTEQGYIKRMPVNTFDAQSRATRGKSGTRMKEDDGVEHFFTCCDHDSVLFFSERGVVYCLKAYQIPAGSRTSRGVPIVQMLPIPREEKITSVVPVSEFTSDEYLVMLTKGGYIKKTELAAFSSIRANGLIAISLEEGDQLRWVRRARVEDSIIIGSRYGMAIHFRTNHEQLRPLGRATRGVRAMKLRPGDELVGMDILSGAILADLNTVEADITEADIEEIETEEIETEESTEVLINGNQGPWVLVITMGGYGKRVPVSQFKLYNRATKGKIATKFKNRKFQDKLASLMIVNEDDELMMVTSRGIIIRQAVKAISPQSRSATGVRVQRLDEDDAIAAVALVPPDVSDEEASE is encoded by the coding sequence ATGACCACTTCCCAGGAACGGATTATCCCGATAGAGCTGCGGAATGAGATGTCTCGGTCGTACCTGGAATACGCCATGAGCGTGATTGTAGGACGGGCGTTGCCAGATGCTAGAGACGGGTTGAAACCGGTACATCGGCGCATTCTCTACGCCATGCATGAATTGGGCTTGACCGCAGATCGCCCGTTTCGGAAGTGCGCCCGTGTCGTGGGGGAAGTGTTGGGTAAATATCACCCCCACGGTGATACGGCTGTGTACGATGCCCTGGTGCGGATGGCGCAGGATTTTTCTATGCGATCGCCCCTCATTAACGGGCATGGCAACTTCGGCTCAGTGGACAATGACCCACCAGCCGCCATGCGTTACACAGAATGCCGCTTGCAAGCATTAACTGGCGATGCTCTGCTACGTGATATTGAATCGGAAACTGTAGACTTTACCGATAACTTCGACGGCTCCCAGCAAGAACCATTAGTCTTACCTGCACGTATCCCCCAATTGCTGCTGAATGGCTCTTCGGGCATTGCTGTAGGCATGGCAACAAACATTCCGCCCCACAACCTGGGAGAGTTAATTGATAGCTTAGTAGCGCTGATCCAAAACCCAGAACTTACGGATATCCAGCTGATGCAGTATGTCCCAGGTCCCGACTTTCCCACGGGGGGGCAAATTTTGGGAACAACTGGGATACGGGAAGCTTATACTACTGGTCGCGGTTCAATCACCATGCGTGGGGTAGCTGTGATTGAAACCGTTGAACAGCGGGGTCGTCCAGACCGAGAAGCGATTATAATCACTGAGCTGCCTTACCAAACAAATAAGGCGGCGCTGATTGAAAAAATCGCTGAAATGGTCAACGAAAAGCGGTTGGAAGGGATCGCAGATATACGAGATGAAAGCGATCGCGATGGGATGCGAATCGTGATTGAACTCAAGCGCGATGCCTATCCTCGAGTGGTTCTGAATAATCTTTACAAGCAAACACCCTTACAGGCAAACTTTGGGGCAAATATGCTGGCTTTGGTTAATGGAGAACCCCAGCTGCTAACCCTAAAGCAATTCCTCAATGTCTTCCTAGACTTCCGGATTGAAGCGATTACTCGGCGAACACGCTATGAATTGCGTAAAGCAGAGGAACGCGACCATCTACTGCAAGGGCTATTAATTGCGCTGTTAAACCTAGATGGGATCATTCATCTGATCCGCAGTGCAGCGGATACGCCGACAGCACGTCAAGAACTGATGGATTCTTATAGACTATCTGAGGCACAAGCTGATGCAATTTTGCAGATGCAGCTGCGGCGTCTAACTGCCTTGGAAGCCGAGAAAATTCGGCAGGAACACGACGATTTACAAGCGCAAATTGCCGACTTACAAGACATCTTGGCGCGGCGCGATCGCATCCTGTCAATTATTGAAACCGAAGTCACTCAACTGAAAACAACCTATGCTACGCCGCGACGGACGCTAATAGAACCAGTTGAAGGCGAGTTTGATGATATTGACCTGATCGCCAATGAAAAAGCAGTCATTCTGGTGACTGAGCAAGGTTATATCAAACGGATGCCGGTTAACACCTTTGATGCTCAAAGTCGTGCTACTCGCGGCAAGTCAGGAACCCGAATGAAAGAGGATGACGGGGTTGAGCATTTCTTCACTTGCTGCGACCATGATAGCGTTCTCTTTTTCAGCGAGCGCGGCGTAGTCTACTGTCTCAAGGCGTATCAAATTCCAGCCGGTTCACGCACGAGTCGAGGCGTGCCGATTGTGCAAATGCTCCCGATTCCGCGAGAAGAGAAAATTACCTCAGTTGTCCCAGTCAGCGAGTTTACCAGCGATGAATATTTGGTAATGCTGACTAAGGGCGGTTACATCAAGAAGACTGAATTAGCAGCTTTCAGTAGTATCCGAGCGAATGGATTGATTGCTATTTCCCTAGAAGAAGGGGATCAACTACGATGGGTACGACGGGCGCGAGTTGAAGATAGTATCATCATTGGCTCTCGTTATGGCATGGCAATTCACTTTAGAACCAACCATGAGCAATTGCGTCCCCTTGGTAGAGCCACACGCGGCGTGAGAGCAATGAAACTTCGCCCTGGAGATGAACTAGTCGGTATGGATATCCTATCGGGTGCAATTCTTGCCGATTTAAACACAGTTGAAGCAGATATTACAGAAGCCGACATTGAAGAGATTGAAACCGAGGAGATTGAAACCGAAGAATCAACAGAAGTGCTGATAAACGGCAATCAAGGTCCTTGGGTACTGGTGATCACAATGGGCGGCTACGGCAAGCGGGTGCCAGTTTCTCAGTTTAAGCTGTACAATCGGGCGACGAAGGGGAAGATTGCAACTAAGTTCAAAAACCGCAAATTTCAAGACAAGCTAGCGTCCCTCATGATTGTGAATGAGGATGATGAATTGATGATGGTCACAAGTCGCGGCATTATCATTCGTCAAGCCGTCAAGGCAATTTCTCCTCAATCTAGGTCAGCAACCGGAGTAAGAGTACAGCGTCTGGATGAGGATGATGCGATCGCAGCCGTGGCTTTGGTTCCCCCTGATGTCAGTGATGAGGAAGCGTCTGAGTAG
- a CDS encoding type II toxin-antitoxin system VapC family toxin has product MNNDIVIAAITSVEMVAAITRRARSSSISAADAIAVCNQLRRDLQSEYQVLEITERIINSAMALAETRGLRGYDAVQLAAGCELNALCVANSLPPVTFVSADDELNAAAASEGLIVENPNNYP; this is encoded by the coding sequence TTGAACAACGACATAGTAATTGCAGCAATCACATCTGTGGAGATGGTTGCTGCAATTACACGACGGGCACGTAGTAGCAGTATAAGCGCCGCGGATGCGATCGCAGTGTGTAATCAGCTCAGGCGCGATCTACAGTCTGAGTACCAAGTTCTCGAAATCACTGAGCGCATCATCAACTCTGCAATGGCATTAGCTGAAACACGCGGATTACGAGGCTACGATGCTGTTCAATTAGCAGCAGGTTGTGAACTAAATGCTCTCTGCGTTGCTAACAGCTTACCCCCTGTGACATTTGTATCTGCTGATGACGAGTTAAATGCTGCAGCAGCGAGTGAGGGACTGATCGTTGAAAATCCCAACAACTACCCGTAA
- the trmFO gene encoding FADH(2)-oxidizing methylenetetrahydrofolate--tRNA-(uracil(54)-C(5))-methyltransferase TrmFO, with translation MDKPIQVIGGGLAGTEAAWQIASAGVPVILHEMRPQRFSPAHHSEQLAELVCSNSFGAQASDRAAGLLHEELRQLGSIIISKADEHAVPAGGALAVDRGQFSHDLTETLSHHPLIELRREDVRAIPEGIVVLATGPLTSPELAEDLRRFTGMEYLSFFDAASPIVVGESINRDIAFLASRYNKGEAAYLNCPMNREQYLRFWQELCAAEQVELKDFERETAKFFEACLPIEELARRGEDTMRYGPLKPVGLSDIRTGERPYAVAQLRQEDKAGQLWNMVGFQTNLRWGEQKRIFQLIPGLENAEFVRLGVMHRNTFINAPQLLKPTLQFKQHPTVLAAGQLIGTEGYTAAAAGGWLAGTNAARLVLGKEPLTLLPTTMMGALFEFISSASPKHFQPMPPNFGILPELGERIKNKQQRYGMYRDRALADLASWKAGLSLEFAEVHSLSLPFTGLTSAGN, from the coding sequence ATGGACAAACCCATTCAAGTTATCGGTGGTGGACTAGCTGGGACAGAAGCAGCGTGGCAAATAGCCTCTGCTGGGGTGCCAGTAATTCTGCATGAAATGCGACCACAGCGGTTTAGCCCCGCCCATCACTCGGAACAGCTAGCAGAATTAGTGTGCAGTAATTCGTTTGGGGCGCAAGCAAGCGATCGCGCTGCTGGTCTATTGCATGAGGAACTGCGTCAACTGGGTTCTATCATCATCAGCAAAGCTGATGAACATGCCGTCCCAGCAGGTGGTGCACTAGCGGTAGACAGAGGTCAATTCAGCCACGACTTGACTGAAACTCTCTCTCACCATCCGTTAATTGAACTGAGGCGAGAGGATGTGCGTGCAATTCCAGAAGGCATTGTTGTCTTGGCAACGGGTCCCCTGACTAGTCCTGAACTGGCAGAAGATTTGCGTCGGTTCACTGGCATGGAATATCTCAGCTTTTTCGATGCTGCTAGCCCAATTGTCGTGGGGGAATCAATTAACCGCGACATTGCCTTTCTCGCCTCACGCTACAACAAGGGTGAAGCTGCTTATCTCAACTGCCCAATGAATCGGGAGCAGTACCTGCGATTCTGGCAAGAACTCTGTGCTGCTGAACAGGTAGAACTCAAAGATTTTGAGCGAGAGACTGCCAAGTTCTTTGAAGCTTGTTTACCGATTGAAGAACTAGCGCGACGCGGAGAAGATACCATGCGCTATGGTCCGCTCAAGCCTGTCGGGTTGTCAGATATTCGTACTGGCGAGCGTCCCTATGCAGTGGCACAGCTGCGGCAAGAGGATAAGGCAGGGCAGCTGTGGAATATGGTAGGATTCCAGACGAATTTGCGCTGGGGTGAGCAAAAGCGAATATTCCAGCTAATTCCTGGTTTGGAAAATGCTGAGTTTGTGCGGTTGGGCGTGATGCACCGCAACACTTTTATTAATGCACCTCAGTTGTTAAAACCCACGCTGCAATTTAAGCAACACCCAACTGTGTTGGCAGCAGGTCAGCTAATTGGAACTGAAGGTTATACAGCAGCAGCGGCTGGAGGCTGGCTAGCTGGAACCAATGCAGCGCGGCTAGTTTTAGGTAAAGAACCGTTGACTTTACTGCCAACCACAATGATGGGAGCGCTGTTTGAATTTATCAGTTCTGCCTCTCCTAAACATTTTCAACCAATGCCACCCAACTTTGGCATTTTGCCTGAACTGGGAGAGCGAATCAAAAACAAGCAGCAACGATATGGAATGTATCGCGATCGCGCTTTGGCTGATTTGGCTAGCTGGAAAGCTGGGCTATCTTTAGAATTTGCTGAAGTGCACTCATTGTCTCTTCCTTTCACGGGGCTTACTTCGGCGGGTAACTAA